GACGTGTTCGTCCACTTCGGTCACTCGCCGATGAAGGAGTCGGACAAGATCATCTACGTGCCGCTCTTCTCGAATGTCGATCCCTTCCCCATCATGGAGGAGTCACTAGAGGAACTCGACGACCCCGGGGAGAACCCCGACGTGGGTCTCGTCACGACGGCCCAGCACATGAACCTCTTCGGGGACATGTGCGAGTGGCTCGAAGAACGCGGTTTCGAGGTCCACACCCGCCGCGGCGACGACCGACTCACCCACGAGGGGCAGGTATTGGGCTGTAACTACGCCTCCGCCGACATCGACGCTGATCAGGTGCTGTACGTCGGCGGCGGAAAGTTCCACCCGCTCGGACTGGCGATGGAACACCCCGACAAGAACGTCGTCATCGCCGACCCCGTCAACAACGTCGTCACCATCGCCGACACCGAGAAGTTCCTCAAGCAGCGCTACGGCGCGGTTCACCGCGCGATGGACGCCGAGAAGTGGGGCGTCATCTTCTGCACCAAAATCGGGCAGGGTCGCTGGGAGATCGCCGAGGAAATCGTCGAGGAGAACGACAACGCCTACCTCATCACCATGGACGAGGTGACGCCGGACCGCCTGCGCAACTTCGACATGGACGCGTTCGTCAACACCGGCTGTCCGCGCATCACCACCGACGACGGCCCGCGCTTCCACAAGCCGATGCTGACGCCCGGTGAGTACGAGATCGCCGTCGGCAACGAACCGCTCGAAAATCTGGAGTTCGACACGTTCCACGGCACGTGGTGAGGTTGGCACTCCCCCTTCGCAGTCGAGTGAGCACCTGCCCGTAGGTCCACAACACATTTCACCCCGCTGTTCTTTTCCTCACGTATGGTCTCCAGACGCAGCCTCCGTCTCGCGGGGTCGGTGACGGTCGCGCTCGCCGCGCTCGCCGGCGTTGCCGCCGCACAACAGCCACCCTCGACTCCCAGTGCACCGCAGATCTCGCCGCTCGC
This genomic stretch from Haloprofundus salilacus harbors:
- the dph2 gene encoding diphthamide biosynthesis enzyme Dph2; the protein is MSQDAYSEGDLRNTGMALRHDREWDYELERIIDEIEKRDATKVGLQFPEGLKRRGPAVADDLRQLCDDDVTFLLSGQPCYGACDLDTYLMRRTDVFVHFGHSPMKESDKIIYVPLFSNVDPFPIMEESLEELDDPGENPDVGLVTTAQHMNLFGDMCEWLEERGFEVHTRRGDDRLTHEGQVLGCNYASADIDADQVLYVGGGKFHPLGLAMEHPDKNVVIADPVNNVVTIADTEKFLKQRYGAVHRAMDAEKWGVIFCTKIGQGRWEIAEEIVEENDNAYLITMDEVTPDRLRNFDMDAFVNTGCPRITTDDGPRFHKPMLTPGEYEIAVGNEPLENLEFDTFHGTW